From Acidobacteriota bacterium:
ACGATGAGCGCGGCGACGAGTCCGAGCACCAATAGAAGAGAGTATCGGGTCGGCTTACGCATTCGGTGATGGAGGCATCACGTCTGTTTCTACTCTGTCCCGCGATGGAGAGCAATGGGGCACGTTCATTCCGTAATGGCGAAGGTGTAAATCTTGCCGCCGTTGGTAACGTTGCCAGTTCCGGGAGGGAGAAGACCGAACTCGCCGCCGCCGACGGTCTTGTCGATGGTGAAGGTGTAGGTGCGCGGTGCGATGCGGTCGGCCTGGAAGCCGATTTCATCATGTCCCGCCCCTCCGGTGGAGTGAAAGATGCCTCCGGTGAGAGTACGGAACTCGCGGCTGTCGGAGTGGATGTGGAAGCGCAGAAAGGTGTACTCGGTGGCAGCGACGCCTTCTGGCGCGTAGATGAGAATTTCAATCGGAGCCTGCAGTGTGAGCTTCGATTCGCGTCCGTTGATATGACCGTTCATGTCCTGCTTGATGATGCCCTGGGTGATGGTGGACTTGATCCATCCGCTGGATTTGCTATGAACGACCTCGACGGAGAGCGGTTGCCAGATGCCCTTCCTGTCCTTGTAGTAGACGCCCATCTCATTGACCGGTACCAGAGTGATTGGTGCAGGAGGCGGGTCTTGTGCCACGCCTCCGTCCGGGTTCAGACGCTTCCGTCCCTTGTTCATCATTGCGGCGATCACGCGCTCGGAGACGCCGGCATCCTTCAGGTCGACGAGCGCGTCCGCGTCCGTCTTGTATTGACCGGGCTGCGACGCGATGGCCTGGATAATCAGATCGTCGCTCAGGTTTGCCCCTGCCATGCGAATGATGGAGGCATTGGTAAGTGTCTTGACTTGTGCCGGTGCTGCGATGGTGGGGCCAGCATCCGCCTGCGGTGTTTCAGATGTCTGCGAGTGGCTTGGCGCAGCACAGAGCAGCAAAGCGCTGCTGAAAAGAATCGTCAACCAGGCCCGTGCTGAAGACATGCAGGCGTCCCCCCTAAAAAACAGTGTTCTAAAGTATTTGGACGTGGGAAAGCCTATCACGCAACCAGGGGATTTCCATCATTCTGCGGATCGTTTAGGGTCGATCTGTCATCATGAATAGAGGGAGTGTCTACGCCCTGGGAGACATGTTTTGATGAAGTTGAAGCTGCCGGCCGGTGAGTTCAAGGCATACCTGTTCGATTGTGATGGAACGATCTGCGATTCCATGCCGCTCCACTACATTGCCTGGAAGAATGTTCTGGCCCGGTGGGACTGCGAGTTCGGCGAAGACCTTTTTTACTCCTGGGGTGGTATGCCGGTGACGGAGATTATCGCTTCGCTCAACAGTCGTCATGGCCTGTGTATGCCGGTGTCGGAGATTCAGCAGCGTAAGGAAGAGATGTTCTATGCGAATCTTCCTCACATGAAGGCAGTGCCGGAGGTTTTGGAACACATCCACGCACAGCATGGACAGATTCCATTCGCGGTCGTTTCCGGGAGTACGCATGAGTCGGTGCGCGCGTCACTGACGACGCTGAATCTGCTCGACCGTTTTCAGACACTGGTGTGCGCGGGCGATTACGCTCGCGCGAAGCCGCATCCTGAGCCGTACCTGATGGCCGCCGAGCGGTTGGGTATAGCGCCGGAAGACTGCCTGGTCTTCGAGGATACGGATATGGGAATCGAAGCGGCGACGGCGGCGGGCATGGCTTCGGTGAAGGTTCCTGCTCCGTGGGAGCGCGTTCGATTGGCAACAGTCTGAGTTGTGGGAAACGGCTGAATCTGTCCGGTCTGCCAGTGTTTGCGGCAGGGGTTCTGCTGTGCTAAAGTTAGGCCTGCGGCGCACTCTGCGCAGGCACCACTGCGCGTCCCGCAGCCTGGAGCTTACAGAGGGCAAAACAAGGCTGTTTGGGCTGGCGTAGCTCAGCTGGTAGAGCATCTGATTTGTAATCAGAGGGTCGGGGGTTCAAGTCCCTTCGCCAGCTCCAGATTCCTCGCAGCCGGGGAAGAGTTTGGATTTGGTAGTACTGCCAGGCCGTTCTGGTCGCGCAGGCCTCCGGAGACTTTCTTCAACGATGGAAACCCGCTCGATCGGCGGTACCAGAGATCGAGATTTCGTGCGGGAGTTGAAGCGGGGTGCTGTTCGATAGTGCGGTTTAGCAGGATGTGCACAGGTGGCCGAGTGGTTAATGGCAGCAGACTGTAAATCTGCCCGTCAATGACGTACGGAGGTTCGAATCCTCCCCTGTGCACCACGAGTTTGGTTGTAGTTGGAAGCAGGGGAGCGTACGTGGACTTCAGCCCCGCCGGCAGCGGAAGAATGGCAGTTGCGCTGGGCGTGCTTGGAGTGCTGGCGGTTCTGGCCTGGCAGACGATGGAGCCGGGAAAGTATCGTTCGCTGACATGGCTTCTGTTGGGATTTTTTGCCTTTCGTGTAGCGCTTGGACGGCTGCGGTCGCGGTAGGATTGTAAGATTGGTTGTAAGTAAGGCTGATGTAGCTCAGTGGTAGAGCACTCCCTTGGTAAGGGAGAGGTCATGGGTTCAAGCCCCATCATCAGCTCCAGATTTTGTAGCAGTCGGGCGTGGCGGTCGTCCCGGAGCTTGTGCCTCGGACGGAAGTTTATAGCCCGATAGGCGGGAGTAACGGTAGTCCAGGGCTTTAGCCCTGGATAGAGTCGTAGCTCGATAGGGCGGGAGTAACTCAGTGGTAGAGTCACAGCCTTCCAAGCTGTTGGTCGCGGGTTCGATTCCCGTCTCCCGCTCCAAAGATAGAAGGCATTGCAGGAGAGTTTGTTGAGCACCTTGAAAGAGCAACCCGTACTTCCGATCGCCAACCCCGAGGCGTTCGGCGCGGTAAAGACAGCGATTGAAATGTCGTTTTCGGCCGGAAAGGTTCGTGGGTTCCTCCAGTCGCTGGAGCGCCAGGGAGTGCGTATCCGTGAGTTCGAGGCTGTTCTGGGTAAGGGGCTGCTGGGGCCGAAGACCGCAGGCGAGTATAAGAGTCTGCCGGACGGCGACCAGGGGCAGATTCGTGAGTTCTATCTTGCGAGCCTTGAAAAGGTCGCACCTGATCTGAGGCAGCAGTTCTTCCGGCTGTATTCGTACTACTGAGATTTCTCACAACGACTTTAGAAGTTTTCACTTGAACCGCCGGCGCATGCCG
This genomic window contains:
- a CDS encoding HAD family phosphatase; the encoded protein is MKLKLPAGEFKAYLFDCDGTICDSMPLHYIAWKNVLARWDCEFGEDLFYSWGGMPVTEIIASLNSRHGLCMPVSEIQQRKEEMFYANLPHMKAVPEVLEHIHAQHGQIPFAVVSGSTHESVRASLTTLNLLDRFQTLVCAGDYARAKPHPEPYLMAAERLGIAPEDCLVFEDTDMGIEAATAAGMASVKVPAPWERVRLATV